One Thalassospira marina DNA window includes the following coding sequences:
- a CDS encoding primosomal protein N', giving the protein MCAAKAITGNLFERRTVSVLPPLPLAGPYDYVVPEGLDIQPGDFVEIPLGRQTQRGVVWGDARGDVDPAKLREIYGVLPAAPMPAVTRRFIDWVSAYTLSPQGAVLRMAMSVTDALEAPKPVFRFGLAHGMAESQGNMRMTPARKRILSLLADHPSLEQGDILQETGTSASVLKGLVDAGVIRREQVAPPSPFALPDLSIPRPDLSLDQEKAADFLCEKVDAGGFSAILIDGVTGSGKTEVYFEAVRAALAQGKQVMVLLPEIALSAQWLQRFRDRFGVEPALWHSEVGQARRRETWRAVADGSARLVVGARSALFLPYRDLGLIVVDEEHEHAFKQEDGVIYHARDMAVARGHLGGFPVMLASATPSLETLANVEAGRYERVVLGQRHGVAVLPSVEIVDIRVDKPERQRWITPTLKQRLMETFAAGEQAMLFLNRRGYAPLTLCRACGHRFQCPNCTAWLVEHRAWGKLQCHHCGYSAKIPDACPACGAEEKLAPCGPGVERLYEEAIQTFPDLKIEVATSDNIAGPKAAAALVGRVHNQEVDLLIGTQILAKGYHFPMLTLVGVIDADLGLAGGDLRAAERSYQLLTQVAGRAGRGERPGTVLLQTADPSNRVIKAIAAGDRDAFDQVELAERMKYGMPPHGKLAALIVSGKKENEVDEAAWRIGRVAPRGDGIVVLGPAPAPLSLLRGRFRRRFLLRTDKSVKVQAVIQDWLSRVKTPGSVRVQIDIDPYSFM; this is encoded by the coding sequence ATGTGCGCCGCAAAGGCCATAACGGGAAATCTGTTTGAACGACGCACTGTTTCCGTGCTGCCTCCCCTGCCGCTGGCGGGGCCCTATGACTATGTCGTTCCCGAAGGCCTTGATATTCAACCCGGTGATTTTGTCGAAATTCCGCTGGGACGTCAAACCCAGCGTGGTGTTGTCTGGGGTGATGCCAGGGGTGATGTTGACCCTGCCAAACTGCGCGAAATTTATGGGGTGCTGCCCGCCGCCCCAATGCCCGCTGTAACGCGCCGCTTTATCGACTGGGTATCGGCCTACACCCTTAGCCCGCAGGGCGCCGTGCTGCGCATGGCCATGAGTGTCACCGACGCCCTTGAAGCCCCCAAGCCGGTTTTCCGGTTCGGGCTGGCACATGGCATGGCCGAGTCGCAAGGCAATATGCGCATGACACCGGCGCGCAAACGTATTTTGTCGCTGCTGGCGGATCATCCATCGCTGGAACAGGGCGATATCCTGCAGGAAACCGGCACCAGCGCCAGCGTATTAAAGGGGCTGGTTGATGCAGGCGTCATCCGGCGCGAACAGGTGGCCCCGCCATCGCCCTTTGCCCTGCCGGATTTATCCATTCCCCGCCCCGACCTGTCGCTTGATCAGGAAAAGGCAGCAGATTTTTTGTGTGAAAAGGTCGATGCAGGCGGGTTTTCAGCAATCCTGATTGATGGTGTAACCGGTTCGGGCAAGACCGAGGTTTATTTTGAAGCCGTCCGGGCCGCCCTGGCACAGGGAAAGCAGGTGATGGTCCTGTTGCCTGAAATTGCCCTGTCGGCACAATGGCTGCAGCGTTTTCGTGACCGCTTTGGTGTGGAACCGGCACTTTGGCATTCCGAAGTTGGCCAGGCACGGCGGCGCGAAACCTGGCGCGCGGTGGCCGATGGCAGCGCGCGGCTGGTGGTTGGCGCGCGATCAGCCCTGTTTTTGCCTTATCGCGACCTTGGCCTGATCGTGGTGGACGAAGAACACGAACATGCCTTCAAGCAGGAAGATGGCGTCATTTACCATGCCCGTGATATGGCGGTGGCGCGCGGGCATCTGGGCGGGTTTCCGGTGATGCTGGCATCTGCCACGCCCTCGCTTGAAACGTTGGCAAATGTGGAAGCTGGCCGGTACGAACGTGTGGTGTTGGGCCAGCGCCACGGGGTGGCCGTGCTGCCCAGTGTAGAGATTGTTGATATCCGCGTGGACAAGCCCGAACGCCAGCGCTGGATAACGCCGACCCTGAAACAAAGGCTGATGGAAACCTTTGCTGCGGGCGAGCAGGCGATGCTGTTTTTGAACCGGCGTGGCTATGCGCCCTTAACCCTGTGCCGGGCCTGTGGACATCGTTTCCAATGCCCCAATTGCACGGCCTGGCTGGTGGAACATCGCGCCTGGGGCAAGTTGCAGTGCCATCATTGTGGCTATTCGGCCAAAATCCCCGATGCCTGCCCGGCCTGCGGGGCCGAGGAAAAGCTGGCCCCCTGCGGGCCGGGGGTGGAACGCCTGTATGAAGAAGCGATCCAGACCTTCCCCGATTTGAAAATCGAGGTCGCCACATCGGATAATATTGCCGGGCCAAAGGCCGCGGCTGCTCTGGTGGGCCGGGTGCATAACCAGGAAGTTGACCTTCTGATAGGTACGCAGATCCTTGCCAAGGGCTATCATTTCCCCATGCTGACGCTGGTGGGCGTGATTGATGCCGATCTGGGGCTGGCGGGGGGCGATTTGCGCGCCGCCGAACGCAGCTATCAATTGCTGACCCAGGTGGCCGGCCGTGCCGGGCGTGGCGAACGACCAGGAACGGTACTGTTGCAAACGGCAGATCCGTCAAACCGCGTGATCAAGGCGATTGCGGCCGGGGATCGTGATGCGTTTGATCAGGTCGAGCTTGCGGAACGCATGAAATATGGCATGCCGCCGCACGGCAAACTGGCTGCCCTGATTGTTTCGGGCAAAAAGGAAAACGAAGTAGACGAAGCCGCCTGGCGCATTGGCCGGGTTGCGCCGCGGGGGGATGGCATTGTCGTTTTGGGGCCAGCACCCGCCCCATTATCGCTATTGCGCGGGCGCTTTCGTCGCCGGTTTTTGCTGCGCACCGATAAATCGGTCAAGGTGCAGGCGGTGATCCAGGATTGGCTCAGCCGGGTGAAAACGCCGGGCAGCGTGCGCGTCCAGATCGATATAGACCCCTACAGCTTTATGTAA
- a CDS encoding substrate-binding periplasmic protein: MTHGSTAVCRFFASLFIGLGILFILPVSPAQSRPLIIEGLSEAPLKWQQDGEIRGVDIDIMKAVLAEMQISDYEFRLVPSGNRLLYNAKTGASDIVLSLSLSPERQEFLDYPNEAHLLLDWRFAIRKTDSDRISFNDFSDLAGLHIGAAAGFSYTPAFWNSGLNIETVAKNNLLIPMLLRGRFDIVPLNYMTSLYEAQQDGLADQLVFLYPPIRQAAYYNVWSKASRYHGKESFQRQYDAIIDRFQKDGTIAAIIESYLGTEGPRKIHYSQ; the protein is encoded by the coding sequence ATGACGCACGGCAGCACTGCTGTCTGTCGTTTTTTCGCCAGCCTGTTTATCGGGCTGGGTATCCTTTTTATTTTGCCAGTTTCCCCGGCGCAATCCCGCCCCCTGATTATAGAGGGGTTAAGCGAAGCCCCCCTTAAATGGCAGCAGGACGGGGAAATCCGTGGTGTTGATATCGACATCATGAAGGCCGTTCTGGCGGAAATGCAGATCAGCGATTATGAATTTCGCCTTGTGCCCAGCGGCAACCGCCTGCTTTACAATGCCAAAACCGGTGCAAGCGACATTGTCCTATCCCTATCCCTGTCGCCTGAACGGCAGGAATTTCTGGACTATCCCAATGAGGCGCACCTGCTGCTGGACTGGCGATTTGCCATTCGCAAAACCGATAGCGACCGTATCAGCTTTAATGACTTTTCCGATCTTGCCGGGCTGCATATCGGGGCTGCTGCCGGGTTTTCCTATACCCCGGCCTTCTGGAATAGCGGCCTGAATATTGAAACCGTTGCCAAAAACAACCTGCTGATTCCGATGCTGCTGCGTGGGCGGTTTGATATTGTGCCACTTAATTACATGACGTCGCTTTACGAAGCCCAGCAGGATGGCCTTGCCGACCAGCTTGTCTTCCTTTATCCGCCCATTCGCCAGGCGGCCTATTATAATGTCTGGTCAAAGGCATCGCGCTATCACGGTAAAGAAAGCTTTCAACGCCAGTATGATGCGATCATTGACCGTTTTCAGAAGGACGGCACCATCGCCGCCATTATTGAAAGCTATCTGGGCACCGAAGGCCCGCGCAAAATCCATTATTCGCAATAG
- a CDS encoding DUF550 domain-containing protein produces the protein MQNENQTTICRWADETFGPVADPVALVDRAMMEMQELREAVEARDLSEIGKESADVMILLYRLVEQFGLDLLDQTGAKMAINRNRTWRAKGDGTGSHI, from the coding sequence ATGCAAAACGAAAACCAGACCACGATTTGCCGCTGGGCGGACGAAACCTTTGGCCCGGTGGCAGACCCCGTTGCACTGGTGGACCGCGCAATGATGGAAATGCAGGAACTGCGCGAAGCGGTCGAAGCCCGCGACCTTTCCGAGATCGGCAAGGAAAGTGCCGATGTCATGATCCTGCTTTATCGCCTTGTTGAACAGTTTGGCCTGGATTTGCTTGATCAGACCGGGGCCAAAATGGCGATCAACCGTAATCGCACCTGGCGGGCCAAGGGCGATGGCACGGGGTCGCATATCTGA
- a CDS encoding F0F1 ATP synthase subunit delta — MSQNTAATGLQGRYATALFELASSADQLDVVKGDLELLDQAIVESDDLRNVLRSPVISRDVQANAMAALLDKLGVSELTKKTVGLLCQKRRLFVLPGVIKAYLSMLSAHRGEVTAQVTSATALKDEQIEAVTGALKEVVGATVKVDLNVDPAVLGGLVVKVGSRVFDASLRTKLQKLELAMKGVA, encoded by the coding sequence GTGTCCCAAAATACTGCCGCGACCGGGCTGCAAGGGCGTTATGCAACCGCACTGTTTGAGTTGGCCTCGTCGGCCGACCAGCTTGATGTGGTTAAAGGCGATCTTGAATTGCTCGACCAGGCCATCGTCGAAAGCGATGATCTGCGTAATGTGCTCCGTAGTCCCGTGATTTCCCGGGATGTGCAGGCGAATGCTATGGCAGCCCTTCTTGACAAGCTTGGTGTTTCCGAGCTGACCAAGAAGACGGTTGGCCTTCTGTGTCAGAAACGGCGCCTGTTCGTCCTGCCGGGCGTAATCAAAGCTTACCTTTCCATGCTCTCCGCACATCGTGGTGAAGTAACCGCACAGGTGACTTCGGCTACCGCGTTAAAGGACGAGCAGATCGAAGCCGTTACCGGCGCTCTTAAGGAAGTAGTCGGTGCCACTGTTAAAGTGGACCTGAATGTCGATCCGGCGGTTCTTGGCGGCCTTGTCGTCAAGGTCGGTTCCCGGGTTTTTGATGCCTCGCTTCGTACCAAATTGCAGAAGCTCGAGCTCGCTATGAAAGGGGTTGCGTGA
- the atpA gene encoding F0F1 ATP synthase subunit alpha: MEIRAAEISAILKDQIANFGSEAEVAEVGQVLSVGDGIARVHGLDNVQAGELVDFPGGIKGMALNLEEDNVGIVIFGSDRTIKEGDQVKRTGAIVDVPVGKELLGRVVDALGNPIDGKGDLGATERRLADVKAPGIIPRKSVHEPVQTGIKSIDSLIPIGRGQRELIIGDRQTGKTAIIVDTILNQKPVNDAAASDSEKMFCIYVAVGQKRSTVAQVVKVLEERGAMENTIIVAATASDPAPMQFLAPFIACAMGEYFRDNGMHATIFYDDLSKQAVAYRQMSLLLRRPPGREAFPGDVFYLHSRLLERAAKMNDENGAGSLTALPVIETQGNDVSAFIPTNVISITDGQIFLETDLFYKGVRPAVNVGLSVSRVGSSAQIKAMKQVAGSIKLELAQYREMEAFAQFASDLDPATQKLLARGARLTELLKQPQYSPLKVEEQVVVIYAGVKGYLDAISVSQVRAFEEQFLSEIRSAGADILDAIRTEKVLSADSEAKLKAFLDKFAKTFA, translated from the coding sequence ATGGAAATCCGCGCCGCGGAGATCTCCGCTATTCTCAAGGATCAGATTGCCAATTTTGGCTCTGAAGCCGAAGTGGCCGAAGTCGGCCAGGTTCTTTCTGTTGGTGACGGTATTGCCCGTGTTCATGGCCTCGACAATGTCCAGGCTGGTGAACTGGTCGACTTCCCCGGCGGAATTAAGGGCATGGCCCTGAACCTGGAAGAAGACAATGTCGGTATCGTTATTTTCGGTTCTGACCGTACCATCAAAGAAGGCGACCAGGTAAAGCGTACCGGTGCCATCGTTGACGTGCCGGTTGGCAAGGAACTGCTGGGCCGCGTTGTTGACGCGCTTGGCAATCCGATCGACGGCAAGGGTGACCTGGGTGCAACCGAACGTCGCCTTGCTGACGTCAAGGCACCGGGCATCATCCCGCGTAAATCCGTTCATGAGCCTGTCCAGACCGGTATCAAGTCGATCGACTCGCTGATTCCGATTGGGCGTGGCCAGCGCGAGCTGATCATTGGTGACCGTCAGACCGGTAAAACCGCAATCATCGTCGACACCATCCTGAACCAGAAGCCGGTGAACGACGCCGCTGCTTCGGACAGCGAAAAGATGTTCTGCATCTATGTTGCTGTCGGTCAGAAACGTTCGACCGTTGCCCAGGTTGTTAAGGTTCTCGAAGAGCGTGGCGCGATGGAAAACACCATCATCGTCGCAGCGACCGCTTCGGACCCGGCACCGATGCAGTTCCTCGCACCGTTCATCGCCTGCGCGATGGGTGAATATTTCCGCGACAACGGCATGCACGCCACCATCTTCTATGATGACCTGTCGAAACAGGCTGTTGCCTATCGTCAGATGTCGCTGCTGCTTCGCCGCCCGCCGGGACGTGAAGCATTCCCGGGCGACGTGTTCTATCTGCACTCACGTCTGCTGGAACGCGCTGCAAAGATGAATGACGAAAACGGCGCTGGCTCGCTGACCGCTCTGCCGGTTATCGAAACCCAGGGTAACGACGTTTCGGCCTTTATTCCGACCAACGTGATCTCGATCACCGACGGCCAGATCTTCCTTGAAACCGACCTGTTCTACAAGGGCGTCCGCCCGGCTGTGAACGTTGGTCTGTCGGTTTCGCGTGTGGGTTCCTCGGCTCAGATCAAGGCAATGAAACAGGTTGCCGGTTCGATCAAGCTTGAGCTCGCCCAGTACCGTGAAATGGAAGCTTTCGCACAGTTCGCTTCGGATCTTGATCCGGCGACCCAGAAGCTCCTGGCCCGTGGCGCCCGTCTGACCGAGCTGCTCAAGCAGCCGCAGTACTCGCCGCTCAAGGTCGAAGAGCAGGTTGTCGTGATTTACGCCGGTGTTAAAGGCTATCTCGACGCGATTTCTGTTTCGCAGGTCCGTGCGTTTGAAGAACAGTTCCTCTCGGAAATCCGTTCTGCTGGCGCAGACATTCTCGATGCGATCCGCACCGAAAAGGTTCTGTCGGCTGACAGCGAAGCAAAACTGAAGGCGTTCCTCGACAAGTTCGCGAAGACCTTCGCGTAA
- a CDS encoding F0F1 ATP synthase subunit gamma — MASLKDLRSRIASVKSTRKITSAMKMVAASKLRRSQDAAEAARPYAERMGTMLGRLAAAVGGSQGAPKLLAGTGKENTHLMVVFTADRGLCGGFNASIVKAARAKIRALKAEGKTVKIICVGRKGADALKRDNGDAIIARYTGVEGKKGIEFSEASAVADKVLELFEAGEFDVCTIFYNKFVSAISQVVTEQQLVPFAVEAKADNQEADGNGASAIYEYEPSEEAILADLLPRNVGVQIFGAMLESSASEHGSRMSAMDNATRNAGDMIDRLSIQYNRSRQAQITNELIEIISGAEAL, encoded by the coding sequence ATGGCTAGTTTGAAGGACTTGCGCTCGCGCATTGCCAGCGTCAAATCGACGAGGAAGATTACCTCGGCGATGAAGATGGTGGCCGCGTCCAAGCTCCGTCGCTCGCAGGATGCAGCCGAAGCAGCCCGTCCCTATGCAGAACGCATGGGGACGATGCTGGGCCGGCTCGCTGCTGCGGTTGGTGGTTCACAGGGAGCACCAAAACTGCTGGCCGGGACCGGCAAGGAAAACACCCATCTGATGGTTGTTTTCACCGCTGATCGTGGTCTTTGCGGCGGTTTTAACGCTTCGATCGTCAAGGCGGCCCGTGCGAAAATTCGCGCACTGAAAGCCGAAGGCAAAACGGTCAAGATTATCTGTGTTGGCCGCAAGGGTGCCGATGCTCTTAAACGCGACAATGGCGATGCGATTATTGCGCGCTATACCGGCGTTGAAGGCAAAAAGGGAATTGAGTTTTCCGAGGCATCCGCGGTCGCAGACAAGGTTCTGGAGCTGTTCGAAGCCGGTGAATTCGACGTTTGCACGATTTTCTACAACAAATTCGTGTCGGCGATTTCGCAGGTTGTTACCGAACAGCAACTGGTTCCCTTTGCCGTTGAGGCAAAAGCGGACAACCAGGAAGCTGACGGAAACGGCGCTTCGGCGATTTATGAATATGAACCGTCGGAAGAAGCCATTCTGGCAGACTTGCTGCCACGTAATGTTGGCGTCCAGATTTTCGGGGCCATGCTGGAAAGCAGTGCTTCGGAACACGGTTCGCGGATGTCCGCAATGGATAACGCAACCCGCAATGCCGGCGACATGATCGACCGACTGAGCATTCAGTATAACCGCTCACGTCAGGCACAGATCACCAACGAACTGATTGAAATCATTTCCGGCGCCGAGGCTTTGTAA
- the atpD gene encoding F0F1 ATP synthase subunit beta translates to MANKKAGKISQVMGAVVDVKFDGELPPILNALHVDNNGQRLVLEVAQHLGEGAVRTIAMDTTEGLQRGQEVVDTGDAISVPVGPETLGRILNVIGEPVDERGPVNAKKTAPIHKEAPEFTEQSTDTEILVTGIKVIDLIAPYTKGGKIGLFGGAGVGKTVLIMELINNVAKGHGGYSVFAGVGERTREGNDLYHEMMESGVINLEGDSKAALVYGQMNEPPGARARVALTGLTLAEYFRDEEGQDVLFFVDNIFRFTQAGSEVSALLGRIPSAVGYQPTLATDMGALQERITSTKKGSITSVQAIYVPADDLTDPAPATSFAHLDATTTLNRQIAELGIYPAVDPLDSTSRALDPGVIGQDHYETAREVQRVLQTYKSLQDIIAILGMDELSEDDKLIVARARKIQRFLSQPFHVAEVFTGTPGVFVQLEDTIKAFKAICAGEYDHMPEQAFYMVGTIEEAIEKAKKMAEAA, encoded by the coding sequence ATGGCGAACAAGAAGGCGGGGAAAATTTCCCAGGTGATGGGCGCCGTCGTCGACGTTAAATTCGACGGCGAACTGCCGCCCATTCTGAACGCGCTGCATGTTGACAACAACGGTCAGCGTCTGGTTCTCGAAGTTGCACAGCATCTTGGTGAAGGTGCCGTCCGTACCATCGCTATGGACACCACCGAAGGCTTGCAGCGTGGTCAGGAAGTCGTCGATACCGGCGATGCGATCTCGGTTCCGGTTGGTCCGGAAACCCTTGGTCGTATTCTGAACGTCATCGGCGAGCCGGTTGACGAACGCGGCCCGGTCAACGCCAAGAAGACCGCACCGATCCACAAGGAAGCTCCGGAATTCACCGAGCAGTCCACCGATACCGAAATCCTGGTTACCGGCATTAAGGTCATCGACCTTATCGCTCCGTACACCAAGGGTGGTAAGATTGGTCTGTTTGGCGGCGCCGGCGTGGGCAAAACCGTTCTCATCATGGAACTGATCAACAACGTGGCAAAAGGCCACGGTGGTTACTCGGTTTTCGCTGGTGTTGGTGAACGTACCCGTGAAGGTAACGACCTCTATCACGAAATGATGGAATCGGGCGTTATCAACCTCGAAGGGGACTCCAAAGCCGCACTGGTTTATGGCCAGATGAACGAACCCCCCGGAGCACGTGCACGTGTTGCTCTGACCGGTCTGACCCTCGCGGAATACTTCCGTGACGAAGAAGGCCAGGACGTTCTGTTCTTCGTGGACAACATTTTCCGCTTCACGCAGGCTGGTTCGGAAGTGTCCGCACTTCTGGGTCGTATTCCTTCGGCAGTGGGTTATCAGCCGACGCTCGCAACCGACATGGGTGCGCTGCAGGAACGTATTACCTCGACCAAAAAAGGTTCCATTACCTCGGTTCAGGCAATTTACGTCCCGGCCGACGACTTGACCGACCCGGCGCCGGCAACCTCGTTTGCCCACCTGGATGCGACCACCACGCTGAACCGTCAGATCGCCGAGCTCGGCATCTACCCGGCAGTGGACCCGCTTGACTCGACCTCGCGCGCCCTTGATCCGGGTGTGATCGGTCAGGACCACTATGAAACCGCCCGTGAAGTTCAGCGCGTGCTGCAGACCTACAAGAGCCTGCAGGACATCATCGCAATTCTCGGCATGGACGAACTGTCTGAAGACGACAAGCTGATCGTGGCTCGCGCCCGTAAGATCCAGCGTTTCCTCTCGCAGCCGTTCCATGTTGCTGAAGTCTTCACCGGTACTCCGGGCGTGTTCGTTCAGCTCGAAGACACCATCAAGGCATTCAAGGCGATCTGCGCTGGTGAATACGACCATATGCCGGAACAGGCATTCTACATGGTTGGCACCATCGAAGAAGCCATCGAGAAAGCCAAGAAGATGGCCGAAGCTGCCTAA
- the atpC gene encoding ATP synthase F1 subunit epsilon: MTDTTVLELVSPSALLKSEPVEMVVVPGTEGNFGVLPKHAPLISTIRPGVIDIYTGGKVSERIFVAGGVAEVNPERCTILAEEAISVADIKADEAQTRLEAAKAAFDAAKSTHEKANAEREVAIAVAQIAALTN, encoded by the coding sequence ATGACTGATACGACTGTACTGGAACTTGTTTCACCGTCTGCCCTGCTCAAATCCGAGCCGGTCGAGATGGTTGTCGTTCCGGGCACGGAAGGGAACTTCGGTGTGCTGCCCAAGCATGCACCGCTGATCTCGACCATTCGTCCGGGCGTCATTGACATCTATACGGGTGGCAAGGTTTCGGAACGCATTTTTGTGGCTGGCGGTGTTGCCGAGGTTAACCCCGAGCGTTGCACCATCCTGGCGGAAGAAGCGATTTCTGTTGCCGATATCAAGGCTGACGAAGCGCAGACCCGTCTGGAAGCTGCAAAAGCTGCTTTCGATGCTGCAAAGTCTACTCACGAAAAGGCGAATGCTGAACGTGAAGTCGCGATTGCCGTTGCACAGATCGCCGCTTTGACGAACTGA
- a CDS encoding SDR family oxidoreductase: MMRTWFITGTSSGLGLEMTKILLERGDHVIATLRKQGVLDDLAAKYPAQLSIHQLDVTDTAAIRRVVDAAFAERPIDVVVNNAGYGLFGAAEELGDDQIIDQINTNIIGSIQVIRAALPHLRRQKSGRIMQVSSEGGQIAYPNFSLYHTTKWGIEGFIESLRQEIAGFGIDCTIIEPGPTETGFGAGLVSPPLMDAYDGTPAHNVRDAIANGDFVIKGDAIRTAQAMVASVDVTPAPRRVTLGSTAYQSIHAALQERLSELEAQKDIAYSADRDI, translated from the coding sequence ATGATGCGTACATGGTTCATTACCGGCACATCGTCGGGCCTTGGTCTGGAAATGACCAAAATTCTGCTCGAACGCGGCGATCACGTTATTGCCACCCTGCGCAAGCAAGGCGTGCTTGATGATCTGGCGGCAAAATATCCCGCCCAGCTTTCAATTCATCAGCTGGATGTTACCGATACGGCCGCCATCCGGCGTGTGGTCGATGCGGCCTTTGCCGAAAGGCCAATTGATGTGGTCGTCAATAATGCGGGTTACGGCCTGTTTGGCGCCGCCGAAGAACTTGGTGATGACCAGATTATTGATCAGATCAACACCAATATCATCGGGTCGATCCAGGTGATCCGCGCTGCTCTGCCCCATCTGCGCCGCCAGAAAAGCGGGCGGATCATGCAGGTATCGTCCGAAGGCGGGCAAATCGCCTATCCCAATTTCAGCCTTTATCACACCACCAAATGGGGCATCGAAGGCTTTATTGAATCCCTGCGTCAGGAAATTGCAGGGTTCGGGATTGACTGCACGATCATCGAACCCGGCCCGACCGAAACCGGTTTTGGCGCGGGACTGGTCAGCCCGCCCCTGATGGATGCCTATGACGGCACCCCGGCGCATAATGTGCGTGATGCCATTGCCAATGGTGACTTTGTCATCAAGGGCGATGCCATCCGCACCGCCCAGGCAATGGTGGCGTCGGTCGACGTAACCCCGGCCCCGCGCCGCGTCACACTTGGTAGCACGGCCTATCAATCGATCCATGCGGCCCTGCAGGAACGCCTGTCAGAACTTGAAGCCCAAAAAGACATCGCCTATTCCGCCGATCGGGACATTTAA
- a CDS encoding LysR family transcriptional regulator, translating into MNYQPSLNDLKAFACIAARQSFRKAADDLALAPSTLSHVIRSLEENLGVRLFHRTTRSVALTEAGEQLLARLQPLLRDLDFALEEVNSFRSKPSGVLRINTSEIAISMLLDDVVPAFLAQYPEMSLDLVSDGRLVDIVAEGFDAGLRLGESVPQDMIAVRFGGETRFLAVASPDYFDRHKPPQSPDDLKHHHCIRHRMPSGKLYQWEFERHGQEVRIDVPGALTLDHPGMMVKAALAGLGIAYVPLFLVADALDTGRLVNVLDDWCPTIPGLHLYYPGHRHVPKGLRAFIDEMKAHMKKTG; encoded by the coding sequence ATGAATTATCAACCCAGCCTGAATGACCTGAAGGCATTTGCCTGTATTGCCGCGCGGCAAAGCTTTCGCAAGGCGGCGGATGATCTGGCACTTGCCCCCTCAACCCTGAGCCATGTGATCCGCAGTCTGGAAGAAAATCTGGGCGTGCGATTGTTTCACCGCACCACGCGCAGTGTCGCCCTGACCGAAGCGGGCGAACAATTATTGGCAAGGTTACAGCCCCTGCTGCGTGATCTGGATTTCGCGCTGGAGGAGGTAAACAGTTTTCGCAGCAAACCCAGTGGCGTTTTGCGGATCAACACCAGCGAGATCGCGATTTCCATGCTGCTGGACGATGTTGTACCGGCTTTTCTGGCGCAATATCCGGAAATGTCCCTGGATCTGGTCAGCGACGGACGGCTGGTTGATATCGTTGCCGAAGGGTTCGATGCCGGTTTGCGGCTGGGCGAATCTGTACCGCAGGATATGATTGCGGTACGGTTTGGCGGGGAAACGCGGTTTCTGGCAGTGGCATCGCCCGATTATTTTGACCGCCACAAGCCACCCCAAAGCCCGGATGATTTAAAACACCATCACTGCATTCGCCATCGTATGCCTAGCGGCAAGCTTTATCAGTGGGAATTTGAACGGCACGGGCAGGAAGTGCGTATTGATGTGCCCGGTGCCCTGACGCTGGATCATCCTGGCATGATGGTGAAGGCAGCACTGGCCGGGCTGGGTATTGCCTATGTGCCGCTTTTTCTGGTGGCAGATGCGCTTGATACGGGCAGGCTGGTCAATGTGCTGGATGACTGGTGCCCGACAATTCCGGGCCTGCATTTATATTATCCCGGGCATCGGCATGTACCCAAGGGACTGCGGGCCTTTATCGATGAGATGAAGGCACATATGAAGAAAACCGGCTGA
- a CDS encoding response regulator, whose amino-acid sequence MSAMKTPSDLLLIEDNPGDARLVEEALKEFSRPVNLHHVKDGITALQFLQQDGQYRNAPRPKLILLDLNMPRKDGREMLREIRNDPASASIPVIVLTTSAAERDVDLCYAAGANCYLRKPVDVIEFIDLMKMIETFWLDTALTPSH is encoded by the coding sequence ATGTCAGCGATGAAAACGCCCAGCGATTTGTTGCTGATAGAGGACAATCCCGGTGATGCCCGGCTTGTCGAAGAAGCGCTGAAAGAATTTTCCCGCCCGGTTAACCTTCATCATGTCAAAGATGGCATCACGGCCCTGCAGTTCCTGCAGCAGGACGGCCAGTATCGCAATGCGCCGCGCCCGAAGCTTATTTTGCTTGATCTCAACATGCCGCGCAAGGATGGCCGCGAAATGTTACGCGAAATCCGCAATGACCCGGCATCGGCCAGCATCCCGGTTATCGTGCTGACAACATCTGCGGCCGAACGCGATGTGGATTTGTGTTATGCCGCCGGGGCGAACTGCTATTTGCGCAAACCCGTCGATGTCATCGAATTTATCGATCTGATGAAAATGATCGAAACCTTCTGGCTCGACACCGCACTGACCCCGTCGCACTAA